The proteins below come from a single Methylobacterium aquaticum genomic window:
- a CDS encoding ParA family protein, whose product MTVISFANPKGGAGKTTSALLLATELAARGAAVTIIDADPERWISQWAKLPGKPDNIVIVGDVTEDSVVDAIEAAEEGSQFVIVDLEGTASLMVSNAIGMSDLVVIPIQGSSMDAKGGAKTIRLIRNQEKMSRRKIPHAVVLTRTSAAIPSRALRNVSEQLRTGGIEIFETAIVERAAFRDLFDYGGTLSDLTATQVSNLDKAIQNAREFAGEVVAKLKAAAAAREVA is encoded by the coding sequence ATGACAGTCATATCCTTCGCCAATCCAAAGGGCGGGGCTGGGAAAACCACCTCGGCGCTGCTGCTTGCGACTGAACTCGCCGCCCGAGGCGCCGCCGTCACGATCATCGATGCCGATCCCGAGCGGTGGATTTCGCAGTGGGCGAAGCTGCCAGGGAAGCCGGACAACATCGTGATCGTCGGCGACGTGACAGAGGATAGTGTGGTCGACGCGATCGAAGCGGCAGAGGAAGGGTCACAGTTCGTGATCGTGGACCTCGAGGGCACGGCAAGCCTGATGGTCTCGAACGCAATCGGCATGTCCGACCTGGTCGTGATCCCGATCCAGGGCTCCTCGATGGACGCCAAGGGCGGTGCCAAGACGATCCGGCTGATCCGGAACCAGGAGAAGATGTCGAGGCGCAAAATCCCGCATGCAGTCGTCCTGACCCGCACGAGCGCCGCGATCCCGTCGCGCGCGCTCCGCAACGTGTCCGAGCAGCTCAGAACAGGGGGCATCGAGATCTTCGAAACCGCGATCGTCGAGCGTGCCGCTTTCCGCGACCTGTTCGACTACGGCGGCACGCTCTCGGACCTCACCGCCACGCAGGTCAGCAACCTCGACAAAGCGATCCAGAATGCCCGCGAGTTCGCCGGCGAGGTAGTAGCGAAGCTTAAGGCGGCAGCGGCCGCGAGAGAGGTCGCCTGA
- a CDS encoding type II toxin-antitoxin system ParD family antitoxin — translation MAKNTSVTLGDHFTGFIDRQVEAGRYGSASEVVRAGLRLLEEHEAKVQALQAAIQAGEESGPATAFDFDAFIASKRAPASEPQ, via the coding sequence ATGGCAAAAAACACATCCGTCACGTTGGGTGACCATTTCACGGGGTTCATCGACCGCCAGGTCGAAGCGGGTCGCTACGGTTCGGCGAGTGAGGTGGTACGGGCGGGCTTGCGGCTGCTCGAAGAGCATGAGGCCAAAGTTCAGGCTCTCCAGGCCGCGATCCAGGCCGGCGAGGAGTCCGGGCCGGCGACCGCCTTCGATTTCGATGCGTTCATCGCCAGCAAACGCGCGCCTGCGTCAGAGCCGCAATGA
- a CDS encoding type II toxin-antitoxin system RelE/ParE family toxin, producing the protein MSGYVLTPAAQADVAEIWDYTAERWSREQATAYIRAIQEACEDLASGMRISRPVDVKPGYLKTNVKSHFVIFRRDDAGLVTMVRILHSRMDVERHLR; encoded by the coding sequence ATGAGCGGCTACGTCCTTACGCCGGCAGCCCAGGCAGATGTTGCCGAGATCTGGGACTACACAGCAGAGCGGTGGAGCCGGGAGCAGGCAACAGCCTACATCCGTGCCATTCAGGAGGCCTGCGAGGATTTGGCATCTGGCATGCGGATCAGCCGGCCGGTCGATGTGAAACCTGGATATCTCAAAACCAACGTCAAATCGCACTTCGTCATATTCAGGCGGGACGACGCTGGGCTGGTTACCATGGTCCGTATTCTGCACAGCCGCATGGATGTGGAGCGACATCTCCGATAG
- the mobF gene encoding MobF family relaxase has product MVATIAAGTSARYYLQQTEYYLGSQEPEGRWLITGPGLSITAGQPVERAAFERLHAARDEQGRSLLGKDHGRAERTGGYDVTFSAPKSVSLLAALGDPSLRRAVEAAQEQAVTAALGFLDRNGAFCRRGKGGATREPVRLTVALFQHGEARPAKHEDGAYFSDPALHHHAVCINLSMRGDGSFGALDGRYIYHLKMSMGAIYHLELSSRLQSLGFAINNTGSNGLFEVAGIDPDLCRYFSARRHEIEDELAAAGVARSADAPALAAAKARTTRGAKRKSGPGVEPENRHAVWRKQTTARGFDPEQVVEAALLAGREPTRSLSPEQTEALIRARVDAVPRSLTETQSVFEHRNLVAGVAAALVGTGADAGRAEFELQRLVTEGAVVTLDRDGRWPHPVYSTPEVIAIERELQAMAEDLAACQVAVALDPIHGDGRSRTVGLNLEQAAAVRQATGPAVIGIVEGAPGSGKTTLLRPVVEHWTETGWCVIGAATAWKVAHALRDDLGIEARAIDGWLAGAEHGRPFLTDKTLLVIDEAGLLSSRQLHRILSEIQRARTAGHEVALRLVGDRKQLQAIGGPGLRIVADVVGTARVDTIVRQREAWAREVVTHLGQGRAAEALALLDAHGAIEECANPKATAVVMVAAWNAARAAQPDAPAPLLIARTNAQVLALNAGVRAALRRDGNLAPEDAATLTAVTASGHVHRLGLAPGDRVRFLTRLDALGVVNGTEATLTRIETLDPTAPGASSRLTARIGAREVSFTPKDLADVRGRVRLSHAYASTIYGCQGMTTETALVWADTGLDRHNAFVALSRARGDTRVFVDRASLVTQLRQDRPLDDRSRESNLAERRAVLGRGMSRSSEKASTLDLTSALVPPLEPRRLPPLPASRGVGTPKPAAAVIAPPGTRRARSRRRGREAGREG; this is encoded by the coding sequence AACCGAGTACTATCTTGGCAGCCAGGAGCCTGAAGGGCGTTGGCTTATCACCGGTCCCGGGCTCAGTATCACCGCAGGGCAGCCCGTCGAGCGCGCCGCCTTCGAACGGCTGCACGCCGCGCGGGATGAACAAGGCCGGTCACTGCTCGGCAAGGATCATGGCCGCGCCGAGCGCACCGGAGGCTATGACGTCACCTTCTCCGCGCCGAAGTCCGTTTCGCTGCTCGCGGCCCTAGGCGACCCATCATTGCGTAGGGCCGTCGAAGCCGCCCAGGAGCAGGCGGTCACCGCCGCGCTCGGTTTCCTCGACCGCAACGGCGCATTCTGCCGCCGTGGCAAAGGTGGCGCCACGCGCGAGCCCGTCCGGCTGACCGTCGCCCTCTTCCAGCATGGCGAAGCGCGCCCGGCCAAGCATGAGGACGGCGCCTATTTTTCCGATCCTGCCCTACACCATCATGCCGTCTGCATCAACTTGAGCATGCGTGGTGACGGCAGTTTTGGAGCGTTAGATGGGAGATATATCTACCATCTGAAGATGTCCATGGGGGCGATCTATCATCTAGAACTGTCTTCGCGACTTCAGAGCCTGGGATTTGCGATCAATAATACCGGAAGCAACGGCCTCTTCGAGGTCGCCGGGATCGATCCCGATCTATGCCGCTACTTCTCGGCGCGCCGACACGAGATCGAGGACGAACTCGCAGCCGCCGGTGTAGCGCGCAGCGCCGATGCGCCCGCCCTTGCCGCCGCCAAGGCCAGGACCACCCGCGGCGCCAAGCGCAAGTCCGGACCCGGTGTCGAGCCCGAGAACCGGCATGCCGTCTGGCGCAAACAGACCACTGCGCGTGGGTTCGACCCGGAGCAGGTCGTGGAGGCCGCGCTGCTGGCCGGTCGGGAGCCCACACGCAGCCTTTCCCCGGAGCAGACCGAAGCGCTGATCCGCGCGCGTGTCGATGCCGTGCCGCGTTCCCTGACCGAGACGCAGAGCGTGTTCGAGCATCGCAACCTCGTGGCCGGCGTCGCCGCAGCTCTCGTCGGCACTGGCGCCGACGCCGGGCGAGCCGAGTTCGAGCTGCAGCGCCTCGTCACCGAGGGCGCCGTCGTCACGCTCGACCGCGACGGGCGCTGGCCGCATCCGGTCTACTCCACCCCTGAGGTGATCGCGATCGAGCGGGAGTTGCAGGCCATGGCCGAAGACCTCGCTGCCTGCCAAGTGGCGGTCGCGCTCGACCCGATCCACGGTGACGGTCGCTCCCGGACGGTGGGCCTCAACCTGGAGCAGGCCGCGGCGGTGCGTCAGGCGACCGGGCCGGCCGTGATCGGCATCGTCGAGGGCGCTCCTGGCAGCGGTAAGACCACCCTGCTTCGACCTGTCGTCGAACACTGGACGGAGACCGGCTGGTGCGTCATCGGCGCAGCCACCGCCTGGAAGGTCGCGCATGCGCTGCGCGACGACCTTGGCATCGAGGCACGGGCGATCGACGGTTGGCTTGCCGGCGCCGAGCACGGCCGGCCGTTCCTGACCGACAAGACCCTGCTGGTCATCGACGAGGCCGGGCTCCTGTCCAGCCGCCAGCTGCACCGCATCCTCTCCGAGATCCAGCGTGCCCGCACCGCCGGCCACGAGGTCGCGCTGCGCCTGGTCGGCGACCGCAAGCAGCTACAAGCCATCGGCGGCCCCGGCCTGCGCATCGTCGCCGATGTGGTCGGCACCGCCCGCGTCGACACCATCGTGCGCCAGCGCGAGGCGTGGGCGCGCGAGGTCGTCACCCATCTCGGCCAGGGTCGCGCAGCCGAGGCCCTGGCCCTCCTCGACGCGCATGGGGCCATCGAGGAATGCGCGAACCCGAAGGCGACGGCCGTCGTAATGGTCGCGGCTTGGAACGCGGCGCGTGCGGCGCAGCCGGACGCACCCGCGCCCCTCCTGATCGCCAGGACCAACGCCCAGGTGTTGGCCCTGAATGCCGGCGTGCGTGCGGCCCTGCGCCGCGACGGTAACCTCGCGCCGGAGGATGCCGCGACGCTCACGGCGGTGACGGCATCGGGCCACGTCCATCGCCTTGGCCTCGCACCGGGCGACCGTGTCCGCTTCCTTACGCGCCTCGATGCCCTTGGCGTCGTCAACGGCACGGAGGCAACCCTCACCCGGATCGAGACACTCGATCCCACCGCTCCCGGCGCGAGCTCGCGCCTGACTGCCCGGATCGGCGCGCGCGAAGTCTCCTTCACCCCCAAGGATCTCGCCGACGTGCGCGGGCGGGTCCGCCTGTCTCACGCCTACGCCAGCACAATCTATGGTTGCCAAGGCATGACGACCGAGACTGCGTTGGTCTGGGCCGATACCGGCCTCGACCGCCATAACGCGTTCGTGGCGCTAAGCCGCGCGCGCGGCGACACCCGGGTGTTTGTGGATCGTGCGAGTCTGGTGACCCAGCTCCGTCAGGATCGCCCGCTGGACGACCGGAGCCGGGAGAGCAATCTCGCCGAGCGGCGCGCGGTCCTGGGACGGGGGATGTCCCGATCCAGCGAGAAGGCCTCGACGCTCGATCTCACGTCAGCCCTGGTTCCGCCTCTGGAGCCGAGGCGATTGCCGCCGCTGCCGGCGAGCCGGGGCGTGGGCACACCTAAGCCGGCTGCGGCCGTGATCGCGCCACCGGGCACACGTAGGGCGCGGTCTCGCCGTCGAGGCCGAGAAGCGGGACGGGAGGGCTGA
- a CDS encoding stability/partitioning determinant, giving the protein MTAKERAPLGFGDELDSFDPAAWAKAKGKPAGDKPKPSVVKEAAEAAGFKSREPVKAEAKPDTLQPKQQRRRRTGRNVQFNIKTKQEAIDAFTAVADANGWGFGEAFERATELLQREHRKGIL; this is encoded by the coding sequence ATGACCGCCAAGGAACGCGCACCGCTCGGCTTCGGGGACGAACTGGACAGCTTCGATCCGGCTGCCTGGGCCAAAGCCAAGGGCAAGCCGGCCGGTGACAAACCGAAGCCGTCAGTGGTGAAGGAGGCGGCTGAGGCGGCTGGCTTCAAGAGCCGCGAGCCAGTGAAGGCTGAGGCGAAGCCTGACACGCTGCAGCCAAAGCAGCAGCGCCGCCGCCGGACCGGCCGCAACGTCCAGTTCAACATCAAGACCAAGCAGGAAGCGATCGACGCCTTCACGGCAGTCGCGGATGCGAACGGCTGGGGCTTCGGCGAGGCGTTCGAGCGGGCGACGGAACTGCTACAACGCGAGCATAGGAAAGGTATCTTATAG